A stretch of DNA from Arthrobacter globiformis:
CTCACGCGGGGCTATCGGTGCCCCCGAAGCGACCGTGCCGCGGTTATTCGAACGAACAGTGGTGAACCTCGAGCTGTTCAGCAACGGCATCGAAACCCTCACCCGTGAGCCACTGTCCCGGAGCTGGAACGCCGCCGAGCCCCGAATCTCACGCAGACCGCCACGGCCGCGGGTCTGCTGGTCATGGACCTAGACTCTACCTTGGTGGCCTCGCCCTCGGATAAGGAACACGTCGCCGGCACCTCCAAAGTCGGCTTCAGGTTCGGGCATCGCCCGTTGGTGCTAAGTTGCAGCAGCGGGACGGTGGAAATCCTCGCCGGCATTGCACCCGGAAAGCCGGCGCGAACAGCCGCGTGGACCATTTCCGTGTCTTCCGACACTGCTGCGGACCAATTGCGGGAGGCCGTCTACGACAAGAGCGGGGCTATGTCCGAGAAGAAAGTCCTGGTCCACGGCGACAGCGCAGGCGTCCCGGAAGTTTCTCTTGCATCGGCACTGCATGGGCGCGCAGTTCTCCACCATTTCATGCTCCCGCTGGGCAAGGCCTCTATGATCCGCTGGATCAATGACAGCGAAACTGACTGCCCGTGAAAAATCGGGACTAGGGCTAGTGTCCTAAATCCTGGCGTCTCTATCCGTGGTGTGTGAAGGGTGTCGCGAACTTCTGCTGGCAATGGGCCCAAGTTCAGCCAATGCTTCCGTTGTCCGCGGGCCGCCGTGGTTGTCCGTCCTGGGATGATCGACGGTGGTGGAGGGCATCATCTACCGGTATCGGTGCGGGAATGCCTGGCGGGACGTGCCGGCCGACTGCAGCCCGTGGCAGACCAAATAAAAGCGCCACCGTCGCGACAGCTGTGACGGAACCTGGGGCAGCATCCTGGCCGGGCTGCTGATGATCGCGGACGCCCGCGGCGAGGTCGACTGGTCGATCTCCCTTGACGGTGAACCGGGCCCACCAGCACGGGACCACACGGTCGGCCGTTCCCGCGGCGGACTGAGCACCAAGATCTGCGCCCTGGTCGATGGCAAGGGCACGCCTTTGGTACTGCTGGTCGCCCCCCGGGCGGGGTGCAGATGCCGATGTTCACCCATCTAATGGATCAGCTGAAGGTCAACCGTGCCGGTCCGGGCAGGCTTGCACCCGGCCCGGACCGTGCCGCTGCGACAAGGCATACTCATCGCTGGCAATCCGAACCCATCTGCGCGGGCGCGCATCGTGGCGGTCATCCCGCAACCGGCCGATCAGATGAGCCGAAAACGACGTGGATCCACCGGCCGCAGACCTCCGGCCTTCGATAAAGAGGACTACAAAGGTCGCAATGTCGTCGAACGGAACTTCAACATCCTCAAACAGCGGCGAGTATTGGCAACGCGCCACGACAAACTCGCACTGACATACCGCGGCGGAGCTGTTCTCCGGGCCGTCAGCGTCCGGCTTACAGCATCAGGAGACCCACCTAGCGCCCGGATATTCGTTTCTGGGAGTCGAGAACGCTCCGCTGGAACCTCGACTGCCGGTGAATGATGGAGTAAACCACGTGATCACGAGGGTGCGACGATAACACCTTCACGGCAGTCGAAGGCCCTGCGATGGTAGTAGCGCTCGCAGACGACCCAGATCACGCTGCTGTCTTCGGTTATGGCGTCCACAATGGCGGCGTACGCTTCGCCGAGCGGCTCGTGAACGAGTACCGACTGGGCAGGCCGAAGCCCGGACCAGTCCTGGCTGGCCCGGGCTTCAGTGGACGGAGGGGCTGCCTCCATCGGTGCTTCGCTCACGGCGCTTCTACAGGTCCGTCAGCACTTATGAAGGTCGTGACGGCCCGGGATTCGAGCTCAGGGATGATGTGCACCGCGCCAATGGTGAGGAAGTGCTGGCTTTGACGGTGAAGGTCGAAGTCCTCGGGGCTGTGGTAGCTCTCGAGGATGATGATCTTCCTGTTGTCCTCAACCCCGCGGAAGAATTCGTAGGAGATGTTACCGGGCTCATTGCGAGTCTCGGCCGCCATGTTTCCCAGATGTTTGAGGACTTCCTCTGTGGTTCCGGGTTTGGTGCGATACCTGGCCACAACGTTGAATGTGCTGCTCATGATGTTTCCTTTGGGTTTGTTGGCGCAATGCCGATTGCTATGCCCGCGCCGGTCGGGAGTTCTTCGCACGCGCGGAAGCGCGTGAGGACGTCCGCGTCATGTCCCGGAAGGACCGTTAGCCCGCGTTGGCGGACGTCCTCCCTGATGAACGCGAAGGCGTCGTACATTGCTGGCAGGTCACTGACGGCAGTGAAGGGCATGTCGCGTTCCAGCTCTTCGTAGAAGTGAACAGCGTCGGATGCCAGCAGCACTTCGCCGTCGGAGGTGGGTACGTAGACGATGGCTTGGCCGGGGGTGTGACCGCCGACTTCCACGAGACGGAGACCTGGCGCAGGAGCAGTTTCCCCCGAGAACAACTTGAGTCGTCCCTGGGCTTCGGCCAGACGCAGCTGATCAATCTCGGCTTCCTCCGAATAGAACGAGAACTGCACATGACCAGCCGTTGGCGAAGTCCAGAAGAGGTACTCAGACTCGGCCATGTGGATCCGCGCTTGGGGGAACAGGCCAAGGTTTCCGATGTGGTCGTAGTGGCCGTGGGTGACGATGACGTCCTCAACTGTCGCCGGGTCTATGCCCAGACGGCGGAGGGCTTCGGCGGGTTGCAGCAGCAACGTCCGGCCACGCCGGAGTCCCGCCTCCTCGCCGAAGCCCGTGTCGACAACGACGGTTCTTTCGGTTCCTTGGAGAACCCAGAAGTAATAGTCCACCGTCGCCGGGCCGTCGTCTTCTCCGTACAGGCGGTAGTTGAGGTAGACATCGCTCCGCTCAGTCGCACGGGTGCCGACGCGGACGGCGACAAGCCGGTAGCCGTCATTCTCAGTCGGCGCCATTACCGCCCTCGTGAACAGCAACTGTGGGTTCGATTCCGTCAGCTCCAACGACCTCGCGCCAGGCCTCGAAGCCGGCCTGGAAGGCGACGATCCCGGCCTCGGGAAGGGAGATTTCGATGGCTTCCAGGATCTCAGTGGGGGTGACCCCGAGGTCCAACGCAACGCGGATGTGGCTCTGGATGTGGCCCTTGGCCGCACGCATCACGGTCAGGCTGACGATGAAAATGAGCTCCTTCGTCTTCCGGTCAAGCGTGCGCTGGTCCAGGTAGGCGGCAGACACAATGTGGTTTGCCGCCTGCAGCACCGGGAAATCGTGCTTGGCCATGACCTTGTGATAATCGAGGACATAGCCGCGTTTGCTCGCCATGTCGTCGATGTAGTTCTGGGCCGCTGTCGTCTGGTCATTGAGATCAATGGTCATGCTGGGGTCCTTTCAATCCTGCGGCCGGTCAGCGGGCGCGCAGCGATGTGGCGTTGAGCTTTTCGTAGTATCGGACAAATTCGGTGTGGTCCGGCTGGGCGCTTTCAAGCAGTTCCCGGGCCTTCTCGGCTGTTTCCTGGGCCGTGAGAACGATCGGTGCTTCGGCGGACTGCTGGGAAATGAGGTTCCGGGCGATCTTGAGGTCCTTGAGCATCAGGTCCATGGCAAAGCCGGAGTCGAAGGTCCCGGTGAGAATGTGGCGCGGGTACTTGAACTCGGAGGCCTGGCTGCGGCCGGTGGAACCGTTGATAACCTCCAGCATCTTTTCCGGTGCAATACCTGCCGTTGCAGCGACGCTCAGGATCTCGGCCGCCGCGGCCAGGTTCGTGGCGGAAAGAAGGTTGTTCAGTGCCTTTGCCGCATGTCCGGTCCCGGGAGGGCCCACGTGCGTGATGGCCTCTCCAAGATGGCGCAGGTGCCGTTCCGCGCGTTCGACGGCGGCGCTGTCGCCGCCAACCATGATGGCCAACTTGCCGGTCTCGGCCTTGGCAACGCCCCCGGAAACCGGGGCATCGACGTAGTCAATTCCAAGAGCGGCGGCCTCGGCCGCAAGGCTAGCGGTGCTTTCCGGTTCTGAGGAACTCATGTCGATAATGAGCGAGCCCGCGGGCAGTCGCTTCAGCAGACCCGGACTGGTGCGCAGGACAGATTCGATGATTCGGCTGTTGGGGAGCATGAGGATCACGGTCTGAACGTGCGCGGGAATGTTTTCCAGATCCGGCAGCGCCGTACCATTCGTGGCTGCGGCTACTTCGGCTGCGGCCACGGGGTTTGTGTCGTAGACAAACAGTTCGCGCCCGGCTGCATAATTGATTGCCATGGGGCGGCCCATGTTGCCGAGGCCAATGAAGAGGGACGCGTGCCGCTCGGTGGCTACCATGATGATGTTCCTCCATCAATTGTCAGGACTGATCCAGTGGCGAAGCTGGACTCCTTGGCTGCGAGCCAGACGATCGCCTCCGCGATCTCCTCCGGCCGGCCCATGCGATGCATGGGGGAGCGGCCGTTGAGCTCTTCCAGCAACGCTTGGGGATCCTCCGATTCGCTGATCATCTTGTCGAAGTACGGCGAGTTCACCGTGCCAGGCGCGACCGCGTTCACCCTGATGCCTTGGTCGACGTGGTCTAAGGCCATGGCCCGGGTCAGCGCCGAAACGCCTCCCTTCGAGGCGACATAGGCGGCACGGTCGCGAATACCGACGGCTGCAGTATAGGAGGACGTGTTCACGATCCTCCCGTCACCTGATTTGGCCAACTCCGGAATGGTGTACTTGGAGCAGAGGTACACGCCCTTGAGGTTGACGGACATGAGACGGTCCCAATTGTCTTCGTCGATCTCAAGGACGTTGCCGGGAAAGCCAAAACCGGCGTTGTTGCACAGGACGTCGATGCCTCCGAAGTTGTCGACGACGGTTTGCACCATGTCCCGGACACTGGCAGAGTCGCTGACGTCGACGACTACAGCAAGGGCTTTGCCGCCGGCCTCAGCGGCTACTTCTTCTGCGGCTGATTCGTTCTTGTCCGCGACGGCGATGTTTGCACCGAGCTCGGCGAATCGGAGTGCGGCCGCTCTCCCAATCCCGCTTCCAGCGCCGGTGACGATAACGGTCTGATCGGTGAAGTTCACGAGGCCCTTCCCTTGAGGTCAATGATCTGGCGGATAACTTTGCCTTCGCGAAGTTCGTCCATGGCGTGGTTGATATCGTCCAAGGCGATGGTGCCCGAGATGAGCTTCTCCACCGGAAGGACACCGTCCAGGTACATCTGGGCGTACCGGGCAATGTCTTCGGAGGGGATGCCGGAACCCATGTAAGAACCTATGAGCTGCCTGGCTTCGACCACCAGGCTCAGCGGAGAGATCTCCAGGCGTGCATCAGGGCGAGGCAGTCCGACGGTTACTGTCCGGCCTCCGGGCTTGGTTAGGTTGATGGCTCCGGATAGGGCCGCGGGGTTGCCTACGCACTCAATGACGGCGTCGAACTTCAGGCCGGCTGCTGCGGCTTCGTCCGGTGTGTAGGCGGCAGTTGCGCCGATTTCCAGTGACGTTTCCAGCTTGGCGGGGAGCATGTCTATCGCTGTTATCTGGCTGGCGCCCACTGCTTTGGCCACCAGCGCAGCCGCGAGGCCGACGCCACCCATCCCGATGATGGCAACGGATTCGCCCGGCCGGATTTTCGCAGCGTTGATGACGGCGCCGCCGCCTGTCAGGACAGCGCAGCCCAGGAGGGCCCCGACGTCGGCGGGGACTCCGTCGGGCAACGGCACCACCGAGTGCTTGTCGACGACGGCGTACTCGGCGAACGCCGACACCCCACCGTGGTGGTCAAGCGGCTTGCCATTGATGCGGAGCCGTCGCGCGCCGTGCAGGAGGGTGCCTTCGGCATTGGCTTTGGTTCCCTCGAGGCACAAAGCCCAACCGCTGGAGGTGCAGGCGGCGCATTCGCCGCAGCGTGGCATGAAGGTCATCGTGACGCGTTGGCCGACCCTAAGCTCGCCGCAATCCTCGCCCAGTTCCTCGATGATGCCGGATCCCTCGTGCCCCAGAACCATGGGAACTGCGCATTCACGCACTCCACTCACTCTCGAAAGGTCCGAGTGGCAGACGCCGGCTGCTTCCATACGGATGAGCAGTTCGCCGCGCCCCGGTGGGTCGAGAGTCAGATCGGCCACATTGATGGGCGTGGTGCCCTCCCAGGGCGTTGGGGCGCCGATCGTTTCCAGAACCGCTCCTCTGAACTTCATCGTTCTCCTCCAGTTCCCGCCTTCACTGGCGGAATTTTTCTTGTGGGCTGCACAAAGCGTGCATCCAGTATTACAGTAATACCAATGGTCGTGTCCAGTCCCACATAGGGCATTTCGCGTATGATGGTGACCACTCTCAAGAAGGAATGCCAATGTCTATCGATGCCATACGCAGGACCGCAGCACCGCTTCGTACGGAAGTGGTTAACGCCCTTCGCCGCGCCATTGTGGCCCAAGAATTCGCGCCCGGGGAACGCCTCGTTGAAACGGTGATGTGTGAGAAATATTCCGTCAGTAGGACGGTTGTGCGTGAGGCATTGCGTCAGTTGGAATCCGAGGGGCTTGTGACGATGGTCCCGAACCGCGGTCCCGAAGTTGCCACGCTGAGCATCCATGACGCCGAAAGCCTCTACGAGGTGCGTCGAGCCTTGGAATCCCTAGCCGGGAGCCTGTTTGCCCAGCGTGCAACTGACGCACAATGCACGGCGCTGGTCGCCCGGCTCGGTGAAATTAAGGCCGCGGTCGTCTCCGCAGACGCCGAAAAGCGCCTGGCCGCCAAGGACGGATATTACGACGTGCTCTTCGCGGGCACGGGAAACTCCGAGATTGCCCGAATGTTACGGAGCGTGCATGCCCGCACCCAAATGCTCCGGAACCTTTCGCTGGCCGCCCCGGGCAGGGAAGCTATGACAATTGCGGAACTTACCCGCATCACGGCCGCCGCGGCTGTGACTCGTGACCCGCAGGAAGCCAGTGCTGCCTGCGAAGAGCATGTTCGGAATGCCGCCGAAGCAGCGCTGGGGGAGATGCGCAAGCTCAACGCCGGCTAGCTCCCCCTCGTGGCCCCCGAGATATTTCCCTCGAGCCCCGCCCCGCCAGTTCACAACTGACCAGGGCGGGGCTTTTGTAATGCGGGCTCCGGCCGCCATGACGTTGACGTGGGCCGGGTCACCCTCTAAGCTCATAACACCGTAATACGGTCTTATGGTTAATCCGTGCTTAGACGGACCCCCACACTCTGTTTGAAAGGTTGAGCGTAATGGGCGCATCACCCGCGACACTGGCGTCGCCGCCTTCACCGGCGAAAGTCGCCATGGCCAGCTTCATCGGCACCACCATTGAGTGGTACGACTACTACATCTTTGGTGCAGCCACCGTCCTGGTGCTAAACAGCCAATTCTTTCCCACCTTGGATCCATTTGCCGGCACGCTTGCCTCCTTTGCCACATTTGCAGTGGCTTTTATTGCCCGCCCTTTCGGCGGCGCGTTCTTCGGCCATTTCGGCGACCGGATTGGCCGCAAGAAGATGCTCGTCTGGTCGGTACTGTGCATGGGCCTCGGAACGCTGGTGGTAGGCCTCCTTCCGAACTACGCCACGATCGGCATCTGGGCACCCATTCTGTTAGTGGTCTGCCGCTTCCTCCAAGGCTTCGCCGTGGGTGGTGAATGGGGCGGGGCCGTGCTCATGTCCCTTGAGCACGCCCCAGCCAACAAGCGGGCCTTCTTTGCCAGCTTCCCGCAGGCCGGCGTGCCTGCAGGCACAGTACTTTCCAGCGGCACCTTCGCCCTCATCGCCCTGATGCCTCAAGACCAGCTGGTGGCATGGGGCTGGCGCATCCCGTTCATCGCCTCTGTTCTGCTCGTCATCGTCGGTTTGTGGATCCGCCTCAAAGTCACGGAATCCCCGGAATTCCTGGAAATCCAGGAAAAAAACGAGGTTCCCAAGGTTCCGGCTTTCGAGGTGTTCAAGTCCCACAAACGCTCCCTCATGCACGGCATCCTGTGTGGCTTCGCCCCGAACTTCACGTTCTACATCGCTACCGTGTTCCTGGTCAGCTACGGCCCCAAGCAACTCGGCATTCCCTCCGGTACGATCTTCGTCGCACTCATGATCGCGGCATCCCTCCAAGTCTTCACCCTGCCGTTCTTCGCCACTTTCGCCGACAAGCACAGCCAAAAGAAGGTCCTGCTCACAGGCTGCGTCCTGGTAGGCGTCGGAGCATTCCCTGTCTTCGCCCTCTTCAGCACCGGCACCTTCTGGGGCATCCTCGCTGCCCTCGTCATCGCCCTTCCGATTCTCCATGGCGTCTCGTACGGAGTGATCTCCGGGTTTACGGCCGAACTCTTTCCCACCGAGGTGCGTTACACGGGCACCTCCCTTGCCTACCAGCTCGGTGGCATCGTCACCTCCGCCCCCGTGCCGATCATCGCGACCCTGCTCATTCAGCAGTACCAGTCCAGCAGCGCGGTTGCGTGGTACATGGTGATCTCCGCAGTGCTTGGCTTCATAGCCATCGCCACCGCCAGGACCGTCCGGCACAAGAGTGGCAATGCCACCGCCCGTGTGGACGAACTGACGATCTGAGCGATCTCCTATGGCAAACGGGGGCATCCGTTCCCGGCTTGACCACCCTCAGTCCGCTGCCCGAACGCAGAAAGTTGTTCATGACTTCAACTACAAACACGTCCCTCGTCATTTCGGACTTCTGGTTCACCCATCTCGCCAACGCGGTGCAGGCTGATCGCGAGACCCAGATCATCGGCAAGTACAGCGACTTTTGGATAGATGCTGTCTCACCGGGAAACTGGCGCGTGGCACTGAACTTCAGCGAAGCCACTCTTGTGCCCGCCCCCTGGAAGGATTTACCCCGGGACCATATTGTCCTCTCGGCTACGCAGGCCGGCTGGGCGCAGGTGTTCGATCCTCAGCCAAAACCGCAACACCATGACCTGCTCGCCCTCGCAAAAAACAGCCCCGACGTCACTGTGGGCGGTTCCGACGTCGAACTTGTTCGCAACCTGAGGGTCCTCGCACGACTCGTGGACCTCGGAAAGGCCCTTCATGTCCAGCACTGAGACCACCCCAGCGGTCATGATCGAAGAAGTCGTTGGCCGCTATGTGAACCTGCGCTCGTCAGGCCGCGGCCAGCGCATCTACTTCGAAGAAGCCGGCGCTGGGCCGGTGCTGCTGTGCCTGCATACGGCGGGCGCAGATTCGCGGCAGTTTCGGCACCTGCTAAATGATCCGGAGATCACCAGCCGTTTCCGGGTAGTGGCCTTCGATCTTCCCTGGCACGGCAGGTCCCTCCCACCCGAAGGATGGTGGGAAGAAGAATACTTGCTGACCGCTGATGCCTACGTCGCCGTGGTCCGTGATTTCGCGGCGGCATTGAACATCGAGCAGCCCACCGTTATCGGATGCTCCATGGCCGGTTCGCTCGTGCTTGAACTCGCCCGCCGGCACGCTGACGAGATCGGTGCAGTCATTGGTCTGTCGGGGGCGCTCAAAGTTAACGGGCGCTTCCAGGACTGGTCCCTGCGCCCTGATGTTA
This window harbors:
- a CDS encoding SDR family oxidoreductase; its protein translation is MNFTDQTVIVTGAGSGIGRAAALRFAELGANIAVADKNESAAEEVAAEAGGKALAVVVDVSDSASVRDMVQTVVDNFGGIDVLCNNAGFGFPGNVLEIDEDNWDRLMSVNLKGVYLCSKYTIPELAKSGDGRIVNTSSYTAAVGIRDRAAYVASKGGVSALTRAMALDHVDQGIRVNAVAPGTVNSPYFDKMISESEDPQALLEELNGRSPMHRMGRPEEIAEAIVWLAAKESSFATGSVLTIDGGTSSW
- a CDS encoding alcohol dehydrogenase catalytic domain-containing protein, with protein sequence MKFRGAVLETIGAPTPWEGTTPINVADLTLDPPGRGELLIRMEAAGVCHSDLSRVSGVRECAVPMVLGHEGSGIIEELGEDCGELRVGQRVTMTFMPRCGECAACTSSGWALCLEGTKANAEGTLLHGARRLRINGKPLDHHGGVSAFAEYAVVDKHSVVPLPDGVPADVGALLGCAVLTGGGAVINAAKIRPGESVAIIGMGGVGLAAALVAKAVGASQITAIDMLPAKLETSLEIGATAAYTPDEAAAAGLKFDAVIECVGNPAALSGAINLTKPGGRTVTVGLPRPDARLEISPLSLVVEARQLIGSYMGSGIPSEDIARYAQMYLDGVLPVEKLISGTIALDDINHAMDELREGKVIRQIIDLKGRAS
- a CDS encoding carboxymuconolactone decarboxylase family protein, whose translation is MTIDLNDQTTAAQNYIDDMASKRGYVLDYHKVMAKHDFPVLQAANHIVSAAYLDQRTLDRKTKELIFIVSLTVMRAAKGHIQSHIRVALDLGVTPTEILEAIEISLPEAGIVAFQAGFEAWREVVGADGIEPTVAVHEGGNGAD
- a CDS encoding putative quinol monooxygenase, translated to MSSTFNVVARYRTKPGTTEEVLKHLGNMAAETRNEPGNISYEFFRGVEDNRKIIILESYHSPEDFDLHRQSQHFLTIGAVHIIPELESRAVTTFISADGPVEAP
- a CDS encoding MFS transporter; the encoded protein is MGASPATLASPPSPAKVAMASFIGTTIEWYDYYIFGAATVLVLNSQFFPTLDPFAGTLASFATFAVAFIARPFGGAFFGHFGDRIGRKKMLVWSVLCMGLGTLVVGLLPNYATIGIWAPILLVVCRFLQGFAVGGEWGGAVLMSLEHAPANKRAFFASFPQAGVPAGTVLSSGTFALIALMPQDQLVAWGWRIPFIASVLLVIVGLWIRLKVTESPEFLEIQEKNEVPKVPAFEVFKSHKRSLMHGILCGFAPNFTFYIATVFLVSYGPKQLGIPSGTIFVALMIAASLQVFTLPFFATFADKHSQKKVLLTGCVLVGVGAFPVFALFSTGTFWGILAALVIALPILHGVSYGVISGFTAELFPTEVRYTGTSLAYQLGGIVTSAPVPIIATLLIQQYQSSSAVAWYMVISAVLGFIAIATARTVRHKSGNATARVDELTI
- a CDS encoding NAD(P)-dependent oxidoreductase, with translation MVATERHASLFIGLGNMGRPMAINYAAGRELFVYDTNPVAAAEVAAATNGTALPDLENIPAHVQTVILMLPNSRIIESVLRTSPGLLKRLPAGSLIIDMSSSEPESTASLAAEAAALGIDYVDAPVSGGVAKAETGKLAIMVGGDSAAVERAERHLRHLGEAITHVGPPGTGHAAKALNNLLSATNLAAAAEILSVAATAGIAPEKMLEVINGSTGRSQASEFKYPRHILTGTFDSGFAMDLMLKDLKIARNLISQQSAEAPIVLTAQETAEKARELLESAQPDHTEFVRYYEKLNATSLRAR
- a CDS encoding alpha/beta fold hydrolase; amino-acid sequence: MSSTETTPAVMIEEVVGRYVNLRSSGRGQRIYFEEAGAGPVLLCLHTAGADSRQFRHLLNDPEITSRFRVVAFDLPWHGRSLPPEGWWEEEYLLTADAYVAVVRDFAAALNIEQPTVIGCSMAGSLVLELARRHADEIGAVIGLSGALKVNGRFQDWSLRPDVNAQQSVPTWTSSLMAPQSPEVSRREVWWIYSQGGPGIYRGDTYFYSQDLDLRGRGHEIDTEACPVYLLTGEYDHACTPADTADALAEIPGAKGGAMKDIGHFPMAENYPLFKTHLLPILDELHPVVDGSELDSFALEGTRNA
- a CDS encoding N-acyl homoserine lactonase family protein — translated: MAPTENDGYRLVAVRVGTRATERSDVYLNYRLYGEDDGPATVDYYFWVLQGTERTVVVDTGFGEEAGLRRGRTLLLQPAEALRRLGIDPATVEDVIVTHGHYDHIGNLGLFPQARIHMAESEYLFWTSPTAGHVQFSFYSEEAEIDQLRLAEAQGRLKLFSGETAPAPGLRLVEVGGHTPGQAIVYVPTSDGEVLLASDAVHFYEELERDMPFTAVSDLPAMYDAFAFIREDVRQRGLTVLPGHDADVLTRFRACEELPTGAGIAIGIAPTNPKETS
- a CDS encoding GntR family transcriptional regulator, with product MSIDAIRRTAAPLRTEVVNALRRAIVAQEFAPGERLVETVMCEKYSVSRTVVREALRQLESEGLVTMVPNRGPEVATLSIHDAESLYEVRRALESLAGSLFAQRATDAQCTALVARLGEIKAAVVSADAEKRLAAKDGYYDVLFAGTGNSEIARMLRSVHARTQMLRNLSLAAPGREAMTIAELTRITAAAAVTRDPQEASAACEEHVRNAAEAALGEMRKLNAG